The Eleginops maclovinus isolate JMC-PN-2008 ecotype Puerto Natales chromosome 3, JC_Emac_rtc_rv5, whole genome shotgun sequence genome includes a region encoding these proteins:
- the rundc3b gene encoding RUN domain-containing protein 3B, translated as MASLGAGLHIVRKRGAGRSSAVERRNLLTVCRFSVKTLLDRSCFETIDDTSPEFVNFVSILEHILSHRLKGQTTWFGYESPRSFWDYIKAACSKVPHNCIRSIESMENVRSSRAKGRAWIRVALMEKRLSEYISSALRDFKTTRRFYEDGAIMLGEEAGLLADTLIGLNTIDLSFCLKGEGMDGSCPVVIDYTPYLKFTQNAESISSDEEEMRTLGSSGSGSESSTPDKTATAASIFTEQSNLVSKCKRFEQKYRTSLEQKGYLEELVRLREAQLSKAVSHNKALQQSLADTHLSHNLEKEQLEYIILELQNQLTVLKNNDLRSRRELTAHLTNQWPSPVALDTNAVALDTLLYRKSTGQWEEKSFQSLEQLSADMSLSQMSLDPSHTPSLEARPPGTLWPHQGKEETPSLRGLCGSLTSVASYKSLASLKSSECLASPATEISSPGFTPS; from the exons ATGGCGTCGCTCGGCGCGGGGCTGCATATCGTCCGCAAGCGGGGAGCAGGCAGGAGCTCCGCGGTAGAGAGGAGGAATCTGCTCACGGTTTGCAG gttttcAGTGAAGACTCTGCTGGACCGCTCCTGTTTTGAGACAATAGACGACACATCTCCAGAGTTCGTTAACTTCGTTTCCATCCTGGAGCACATCCTCAGTCACCGACTCAAAG GTCAGACAACTTGGTTTGGCTATGAGAGTCCTCGCAGTTTCTGGGATTACATAAAAGCCGCCTGCAGCAAAGTCCCTCATAATTGCATCCGAAGCATCGAGAGTATGGAGAATGTGCGATCATCGAGAGCTAAA ggcaGGGCGTGGATCAGAGTGGCCCTGATGGAGAAAAGATTATCAGAATACATCTCATCTGCACTGAGGGACTTCAAAACAACCAG GAGGTTTTACGAAGATGGAGCGATCATGCTGGGAGAGGAGGCGGGGCTGTTAGCAGACACACTTATCGGACTCAACACCATTGACTTGAG CTTCTGTCTGAAAGGAGAGGGTATGGACGGCAGCTGCCCCGTGGTGATCGACTATACACCTTACCTGAAGTTCACTCAGAA TGCAGAGAGCATCAGCAGTGacgaggaggagatgaggaCTCTGGGGAGCAGCGGCAGTGGCAGTGAGAGCAGCACCCCCGATAAAACGGCCACCGCCGCCTCCATCTTCACAGAGCAGAGCAACTTGGTCAGCAAGTGCAAACGCTTTGAGCAGAAGTACCGAACATCACTGGAGCagaag ggttACCTGGAAGAGCTGGTGCGTCTACGAGAAGCCCAGCTGTCGAAAGCCGTGTCTCATAACAAAGCTCTTCAGCAGAGCCTAGCAGacacacacctctcacacaATCTAGAAAAAGAACAGCTTGAGTACATCATACTGGAATTACAGAACCAACT GACGGTGctgaaaaacaatgatttgcGGTCCCGACGAGAGCTGACCGCTCATCTGACCAATCAGTGGCCATCTCCTGTCGCCTTGGATACCAACGCCGTCGCCTTGGACACGCTGCTGTACAGGAAGAGCACGGGACAGTGGGAGGA GAAGAGTTTCCAGAGTCTGGAGCAGCTGTCTGCTGACATGAGTCTCTCTCAGATGTCTCTTGACCCATCACACACTCCGAGTCTGGAGGCCAGGCCCCCCGGCACACTCTGGCCCCACCAAG GTAAAGAAGAAACTCCATCCCTAAGAGGTCTGTGCGGCTCCCTGACATCGGTCGCGAGCTACAAGTCTCTGGCTAGCCTGAAGTCCAGCGAGTGTTTGGCCAGTCCTGCAACAGAGATCAGCAGCCCAGGCTTCACTCCTTCATAA
- the slc25a40 gene encoding probable mitochondrial glutathione transporter SLC25A40 isoform X2: MVASCSGAILTSLFVTPLDVVKIRLQAQKNPFPKGKCFVYCNGLMDHICVCENGNSKAWYKAPSHFNGTLDAFIKIVRQEGTKALWSGLPPTLVMAVPATVIYFTCYDQLCSALRVRMGDYAQEAPLLAGAIARVGSATVISPLELIRTKLQSQKQSYRELSDCIRSAVQSEGWLSLWRGLGPTLLRDVPFSAMYWYNYEKGKSWLCERYNTREPTFTITFVSGAMSGSIASIVTLPFDVVKTRRQVELGELQAKNLSCQVSSSTFSVMSRIVAQDGFGGLFAGFIPRLIKVAPACAIMISSYEFGKAFFRKHNQERTLRPQQDNNT, translated from the exons ATGGTGGCGTCCTGCTCAGGAGCCATCCTCACATCTCTGTTTG TTACTCCTTTGGACGTTGTGAAGATCAGACTGCAAGCTCAGAAAAACCCCTTCCCCAAAG GGAAATGCTTTGTTTACTGCAATGGACTGATGGACCACATATGCGTGTGTGAAAATGGAAACTCTAAGGCCTGGTACAAAGCCCCCAGTCACTTCAATGGCACACTG GATGCCTTCATCAAGATAGTGCGTCAAGAAGGAACAAAGGCATTATGGAGCGGTCTACCTCCAACCCT TGTTATGGCAGTCCCAGCTACAGTGATCTACTTCACGTGCTACGACCAGCTGTGTTCAGCGCTGCGGGTAAGGATGGGAGACTACGCTCAGGAGGCTCCTCTCTTGGCAGGTGCAATCGCTAGAG tgggctCAGCGACAGTGATCAGCCCTCTGGAGCTGATCCGTACGAAGCTGCAATCTCAGAAACAGTCGTACAGGGAGCTGAGTGACTGCATCCGCTCTGCAGTGCAGTCAGAGGGCTGGCTGTCTCTGTGGAGAGGTTTGGGGCCCACGCTCCTCCGAGACGTGCCTTTCTCAGCCATGTACTGGTACAACTACGAGAAGGGCAAGAGTTGGCTGTGTGAGCGCTATAACACCAGAGAACCCACTTTTACCATTACCTTTGTATCAGGAGCGATGTCTGGCTCT ATTGCGTCCATTGTGACTTTACCTTTTGATGTCGTCAAAACGAGAAGGCAGGTGGAGCTGGGAGAGCTACAAGCAAAGAATT TGTCATGTCAggtctcctcctccaccttcagcGTGATGAGCAGGATTGTGGCACAGGACGGGTTTGGTGGACTGTTTGCAG GTTTCATCCCGAGGTTGATCAAAGTGGCTCCGGCCTGCGCCATCATGATCAGCAGTTATGAGTTCGGAAAAGCCTTTTTCCGCAAACACAACCAGGAGAGGACACTCAGGCCACAGCAGGACAATAACACTTGA
- the dbf4 gene encoding protein DBF4 homolog A produces the protein MKENKMKPKHTHRHTEPNWQGKGAGKAGEKATLSQAQPTCASSPAQVKPFAGKVFYLDLPSNRTAEKLEGDIKDLGGTVEKFFSKEIKYLVSNKREARYVHCLRKDSPVPSPVSGPSSPHPPPKQHQPGSHGDNMKSKSQGQMDTFIPSRGKSLVERVVKGQERVKMNKILSNALEWGVKIIYIADVVSYIQKKQKNCNRQCSAAKTSVKAGSAAKQGFQKCKGGRISKPFIKVEDSSRHYRPICLTMPNMPEFNLKTLPPCSPFCVDDKLNPGIKQPGHRVVKASASEERANGRKKNRDKKRGGYCECCMIKYENVSMHLKSERHKSFSKGDEYSVVDKLASTLHCDFIPIKTQVKRPKCSVSSVLFVPGPCGKTVLRHKTDLDPTEIIKKEQHQTADGHQGSYSGHTLKIRPVTDTAPLNHFEGERRNNNSNSDRSKHKSLARKRPCRPNSLTLCTQKAELTQNDQLNMETAPSRGEFLPSIPSRETRDNKEDPTISPHTNSSPSRLHNVNMQNEGSSKSLDVNAHQLEESDKKQAAQEGNILPDRMTGNNLSEREEMSLPLPSFSPVRKVQRRVRVYKRKRRKLNTHSESVKLSDIPDNSMLKFFRSSDDMDVEFLGFED, from the exons ATGAAAGAGAACAAGATGAAGCCGAAACACACCCACAGGCATACAGAACCCAACTGGCAAG GGAAGGGTGCCGGTAAAGCTGGTGAAAAGGCAACGCTGAGCCAAGCTCAGCCAACATGTGCGTCCTCTCCTGCTCAAGTCAAACCTTTTGCTGGGAAAGTGTTTTACCTGGATCTGCCTTCAAACAGAACAGCAGAGAAATTGGAGGGTGACATCAAAGACCTGGGAGGG ACTGTTGAGAAGTTCTTCAGCAAAGAAATCAAGTATCTGGTGTCCAACAAGAGGGAGGCTAGATATGTGCATTGCCTCAGGAAGGACTCTCCTGTCCCCAGCCCGGTCTCTGGCCCGAGTTCACCTCACCCTCCACCAAAGCAGCACCAGCCCGGCAGCCACGGGGACAACATGAAGAGCAAGTCTCAGGGCCAAATGGATACT TTTATTCCAAGTCGGGGGAAGTCTTTGGTAGAGAGAGTGGTGAAAGGGCAG gagAGGGTGAAAATGAACAAGATCCTGTCAAATGCTCTGGAGTGGGGTGTGAAAATTATTTATATAGCTg ATGTAGTTTCATATAttcagaagaaacaaaagaatTGCAACAGGCAGTGTTCTGCTGCCAAAACAAGT GTCAAAGCTGGGTCAGCAGCAAAGCAAGGCTTTCAGAAATGCAAAG GAGGGCGGATCAGTAAACCGTTCATCAAGGTTGAGGATTCAAGCAG GCATTACCGTCCAATCTGCCTCACTATGCCAAACATGCCGGAGTTCAACCTGAAGACTCTTCCTCCCTGTAGTCCCTTCTGTGTCGACGACAAGCTGAATCCTGGGATTAAACAGCCGGGACACAG AGTTGTGAAAGCGTCAGCCAGCGAGGAGCGAGCAAACGGCCGAAAGAAGAACCGAGACAAGAAACGAGGCGGCTACTGCGAGTGCTGCATGATCAAATATGAGAACGTCTCAATG cATCTCAAGAGTGAACGTCACAAGTCTTTCTCCAAAGGCGATGAATACTCGGTGGTGGACAAACTGGCGTCGACCCTGCACTGCGACTTCATCCCCATCAAAACTCAGGTCAAAAG acCAAAGTGCAGTGTTTCCTCTGTTCTCTTTGTTCCCGGGCCCTGTGGGAAAACTGTACTGAGACACAAGACGGATCTTGATCCCACAGAGattattaaaaaagaacagcATCAGACAGCTGATGGCCACCAGGGTTCTTATTCAGGACacactttaaaaatcagaccAGTTACTGATACTGCTCCTCTGAATCACTttgagggggagaggaggaacaaTAACTCAAACTCTGACAGATCAAAGCACAAATCTCTTGCACGTAAACGGCCGTGCAGACCGAATTCTCTGACTTTGTGCACTCAAAAAGCAGAGCTGACTCAAAATGATCAGCTAAATATGGAAACAGCCCCCTCTAGAGGTGAATTTCTACCCTCTATTCCCTCCAGAGAAACTCGGGACAACAAGGAGGACCCAACAATATCTCCACACACGAACAGCTCACCCTCTCGCCTCCATAATGTCAACATGCAGAATGAAGGTTCTTCAAAAAGCCTTGATGTTAACGCTCATCAACTAGAGGAGTCTGATAAGAAGCAGGCTGCCCAGGAAGGAAACATATTGCCCGACAGAATGACTGGAAACAACCTCTCAGAAAGGGAAGAAATGAGCCTTCCCTTACCGAGCTTCTCTCCGGTCCGGAAAGTCCAGAGGAGGGTGAGAGTTTATAAACGCAAAAGACggaaactgaacacacactctgaaagtGTAAAGCTAAGTGACATCCCCGACAACTCCATGCTGAAATTTTTTCGGTCAAGTGATGACATGGATGTGGAATTTCTGGGGTTTGAGGACTAG
- the slc25a40 gene encoding probable mitochondrial glutathione transporter SLC25A40 isoform X1, producing MSGPSPTAINGITPLQQMVASCSGAILTSLFVTPLDVVKIRLQAQKNPFPKGKCFVYCNGLMDHICVCENGNSKAWYKAPSHFNGTLDAFIKIVRQEGTKALWSGLPPTLVMAVPATVIYFTCYDQLCSALRVRMGDYAQEAPLLAGAIARVGSATVISPLELIRTKLQSQKQSYRELSDCIRSAVQSEGWLSLWRGLGPTLLRDVPFSAMYWYNYEKGKSWLCERYNTREPTFTITFVSGAMSGSIASIVTLPFDVVKTRRQVELGELQAKNLSCQVSSSTFSVMSRIVAQDGFGGLFAGFIPRLIKVAPACAIMISSYEFGKAFFRKHNQERTLRPQQDNNT from the exons ATGAGTGGTCCAAGTCCTACAGCCATTAATGGCATTACCCCTCTTCAGCAGATGGTGGCGTCCTGCTCAGGAGCCATCCTCACATCTCTGTTTG TTACTCCTTTGGACGTTGTGAAGATCAGACTGCAAGCTCAGAAAAACCCCTTCCCCAAAG GGAAATGCTTTGTTTACTGCAATGGACTGATGGACCACATATGCGTGTGTGAAAATGGAAACTCTAAGGCCTGGTACAAAGCCCCCAGTCACTTCAATGGCACACTG GATGCCTTCATCAAGATAGTGCGTCAAGAAGGAACAAAGGCATTATGGAGCGGTCTACCTCCAACCCT TGTTATGGCAGTCCCAGCTACAGTGATCTACTTCACGTGCTACGACCAGCTGTGTTCAGCGCTGCGGGTAAGGATGGGAGACTACGCTCAGGAGGCTCCTCTCTTGGCAGGTGCAATCGCTAGAG tgggctCAGCGACAGTGATCAGCCCTCTGGAGCTGATCCGTACGAAGCTGCAATCTCAGAAACAGTCGTACAGGGAGCTGAGTGACTGCATCCGCTCTGCAGTGCAGTCAGAGGGCTGGCTGTCTCTGTGGAGAGGTTTGGGGCCCACGCTCCTCCGAGACGTGCCTTTCTCAGCCATGTACTGGTACAACTACGAGAAGGGCAAGAGTTGGCTGTGTGAGCGCTATAACACCAGAGAACCCACTTTTACCATTACCTTTGTATCAGGAGCGATGTCTGGCTCT ATTGCGTCCATTGTGACTTTACCTTTTGATGTCGTCAAAACGAGAAGGCAGGTGGAGCTGGGAGAGCTACAAGCAAAGAATT TGTCATGTCAggtctcctcctccaccttcagcGTGATGAGCAGGATTGTGGCACAGGACGGGTTTGGTGGACTGTTTGCAG GTTTCATCCCGAGGTTGATCAAAGTGGCTCCGGCCTGCGCCATCATGATCAGCAGTTATGAGTTCGGAAAAGCCTTTTTCCGCAAACACAACCAGGAGAGGACACTCAGGCCACAGCAGGACAATAACACTTGA